From Roseibium alexandrii DFL-11, the proteins below share one genomic window:
- a CDS encoding phage tail tape measure protein produces MTQAVVGALRVTLGMDSAAFSKGLRNAESRLSRFGKIASKGLLAVGAAATTAAAGLAVSVRGTLTAADAMAKASRKIGVPVAELSRLKHAADLSGVSFDGLQTALRRLAVSMEDARDGTGEAHAAFGRLGVSVSQADGTLKSSSQVLRELAAAFADLPDGAEKTALAMALMGRSGTDMIPMLNGGTAALDTMMAEADGLGLVFTEDMTAHAEAFNDNMTRLGAIFSVLGRQLAADLAPHLEGFSDWLVTHAPRIAEMSSAMISFGVAVVHEISSIVTALADAWGAFETWWDGLVDWAGRVKTMVRETTDAILTAFAKLPGEMVDLGRQIMLGLVDGILSEVTHLKDQILEVGDNISAWFRDTLDIRSPSKVMMTIGEEVMRGLARGLAGLQDSVVGLAGTISNSVAGAFSGIVTGARSVEEALKSVLEQVSNAALTRAVNGFVSSAFAVFGGGIAKPMFGGFFADGGTLGAGQWGIAGENGPEIIHGPAHITPLEARLRARSEGDDAVPVVIHMSVQTPDADSFRRSEGQIGGVILDTVARGRRGR; encoded by the coding sequence ATGACCCAAGCAGTTGTCGGCGCGCTGCGCGTGACGCTCGGTATGGATTCCGCAGCCTTTTCCAAAGGTCTGCGAAACGCAGAGTCGCGGTTGTCCCGGTTCGGCAAGATAGCGTCCAAGGGATTGTTGGCGGTCGGGGCTGCGGCGACAACGGCGGCAGCGGGGCTCGCTGTGTCCGTGCGTGGAACGCTCACAGCGGCCGATGCCATGGCCAAGGCGTCGCGGAAAATCGGGGTCCCGGTCGCCGAGCTGTCACGGCTGAAACACGCGGCGGACCTTTCCGGTGTCTCCTTTGACGGGCTTCAAACCGCGTTGCGCCGGCTCGCGGTGAGCATGGAAGATGCAAGGGACGGGACAGGGGAGGCGCATGCGGCCTTTGGCCGGCTTGGTGTGAGCGTCAGCCAGGCGGACGGAACGCTGAAGTCCTCCAGCCAGGTCCTGCGGGAGCTCGCCGCCGCCTTTGCCGATCTGCCGGATGGTGCGGAAAAAACCGCGCTTGCGATGGCTCTCATGGGACGGTCTGGCACGGACATGATTCCGATGCTCAACGGGGGCACAGCCGCGCTGGACACCATGATGGCCGAAGCGGATGGGCTCGGGCTTGTTTTTACGGAAGACATGACGGCCCATGCGGAGGCTTTCAACGACAACATGACCCGGCTCGGGGCCATCTTCAGCGTGCTGGGCCGCCAGCTGGCGGCAGATCTTGCGCCGCATCTCGAAGGGTTTTCCGATTGGCTTGTCACACATGCGCCGCGCATTGCCGAAATGTCCTCGGCGATGATCTCCTTCGGGGTCGCGGTTGTTCACGAGATTTCGTCCATCGTGACGGCGCTGGCAGATGCCTGGGGCGCCTTCGAGACCTGGTGGGACGGTCTGGTCGACTGGGCTGGGCGCGTCAAAACAATGGTCCGCGAGACTACCGATGCCATTTTGACTGCCTTCGCCAAGCTTCCGGGCGAGATGGTGGATCTTGGCCGGCAGATCATGCTCGGGCTGGTGGACGGGATCCTGTCTGAGGTGACCCACCTCAAGGACCAAATCCTCGAGGTCGGTGACAATATCAGCGCCTGGTTTCGCGACACGCTGGATATCCGGTCGCCGTCCAAGGTGATGATGACAATCGGCGAAGAGGTCATGCGCGGACTGGCGCGCGGGCTTGCAGGATTGCAGGACAGCGTCGTGGGGCTTGCCGGAACGATCTCAAACAGCGTGGCGGGTGCCTTTTCCGGCATTGTGACCGGAGCCCGGTCGGTTGAGGAGGCCCTGAAGTCGGTTCTGGAGCAGGTGTCGAATGCGGCCCTGACGCGTGCCGTGAACGGGTTTGTGTCCTCTGCTTTTGCAGTGTTCGGGGGCGGGATCGCAAAACCGATGTTTGGCGGCTTCTTCGCAGATGGCGGAACGCTCGGGGCCGGCCAGTGGGGCATTGCAGGAGAAAACGGACCGGAGATCATCCACGGGCCGGCGCACATCACGCCCCTGGAGGCCAGACTTCGGGCACGTTCGGAGGGGGACGACGCGGTGCCGGTCGTCATTCATATGTCGGTCCAAACACCAGACGCTGACAGCTTCCGGCGCTCGGAAGGCCAGATTGGTGGCGTTATCCTGGACACGGTCGCGCGGGGCCGGCGGGGACGATGA
- a CDS encoding tripartite tricarboxylate transporter substrate binding protein, with translation MTFLKSLVAGAAVALAVTGTQTVAAQTYPEKPVEFIVPWSPGGGSDTLMRIVSNNVTPFLGTEMPVINMPGAGGTVGLREASRRDADGYTISQVHEGLLTANATGLTELNWSDFDPIALMTASPQFLVIGNNLPYKTFEEFVDYAKANPGEITMGVTLAGVPHLHAAMIEEAFGLEFSYVGYEGTGQRIRALVGGNLDAAIGDISSSAQFVENGDLIFLGIGSSERIPQAPDVRTFKELGADLELQVTRGIVMPKGSPEEARDALEAALSELSKDPAFIEQINNAGASVNFRGQEEYSTYLTNLSGTVDRLAEVLAP, from the coding sequence ATGACGTTTTTGAAAAGCCTTGTTGCTGGCGCGGCGGTTGCGCTGGCAGTAACTGGGACGCAGACCGTTGCGGCCCAGACCTACCCAGAAAAGCCGGTTGAGTTCATCGTTCCATGGTCCCCCGGTGGTGGCAGCGACACATTGATGCGCATTGTATCGAACAATGTCACCCCATTCCTTGGCACAGAAATGCCGGTCATCAACATGCCCGGCGCGGGCGGCACGGTCGGCCTGAGGGAGGCCTCCCGCCGGGATGCTGACGGCTACACGATTTCTCAGGTTCATGAAGGACTGCTGACGGCAAATGCGACAGGGTTGACCGAACTGAACTGGTCCGATTTCGATCCAATTGCGCTTATGACCGCATCACCGCAGTTTCTCGTGATTGGCAACAACCTGCCATACAAGACCTTTGAGGAGTTTGTCGATTACGCCAAGGCCAATCCAGGCGAAATCACGATGGGTGTAACCTTGGCTGGCGTTCCGCATCTGCATGCCGCCATGATCGAAGAGGCATTCGGACTTGAGTTTTCTTATGTTGGCTACGAAGGAACAGGCCAACGCATTCGCGCGCTTGTCGGAGGCAACTTGGACGCCGCAATCGGCGATATCTCATCTTCGGCCCAGTTCGTGGAAAATGGTGACCTGATCTTCTTGGGGATCGGCAGCAGTGAGCGCATCCCTCAAGCGCCGGACGTTCGCACATTCAAGGAACTTGGCGCGGATCTGGAGCTTCAGGTAACGCGCGGCATTGTGATGCCAAAGGGGTCACCTGAAGAGGCTCGCGATGCGCTTGAAGCTGCGCTCTCTGAGCTGTCGAAAGACCCGGCCTTCATTGAGCAAATCAACAACGCTGGTGCATCAGTCAACTTCCGTGGTCAGGAAGAGTACAGCACATATCTGACCAACCTGTCCGGCACAGTCGACCGCCTGGCAGAGGTATTGGCTCCATGA
- a CDS encoding tripartite tricarboxylate transporter permease: protein MDAFLTGAAEVLSAQTLLFMLIGSVAGIIAAAIPGFTVTMAIVLTLPLTFTMEPLQGIAVMLSVYVGGYTGGLISAALLGIPGTPSSVATTFDAFPMARNGEPGRALSIGIWASFFGTMISTVVLIFAAPPLAIFAVKLGPWEYFSLIVFALTIVASLVGNSLQRGLIAALIGLAISTVGTDPILGRPRFDFEIEMLQAGLPFLVVLIGIFAISQLASEVENPNESTSGRAIIDRKIEFHTWQVMREVIMRPVNLVRSSLVGVVIGALPGAGGSIANLLAYDQAKRASKTPEKFGTGITDGVVASESGNSATAGGGLIPMIALGIPGSAVDAILMASLMVHGISIGPRLILDNADLVYGMFLAMAVSSLMMLLVCLVSMRVFLRVSEVPKWMIVPTVLVCCVIGSFALNNRITDLYLLGLIGVAGYSLRALDYPLAPLVLGVILGPIAETNLRRALMTDQDVTLFLTRPVSALFLLAAVASVLWATRTYFKTQKSNTPPESPS, encoded by the coding sequence ATGGATGCGTTTTTGACCGGTGCGGCCGAGGTGTTGTCGGCGCAGACCTTGCTGTTCATGCTGATTGGCTCCGTTGCCGGAATCATTGCTGCGGCGATTCCGGGATTTACGGTGACCATGGCCATTGTGTTGACCTTGCCCCTCACCTTCACGATGGAACCTCTTCAAGGCATCGCAGTCATGTTGTCGGTGTATGTCGGCGGCTACACCGGCGGCCTCATCTCTGCCGCTCTCCTGGGCATTCCAGGGACCCCTTCATCCGTCGCAACAACATTCGACGCCTTTCCGATGGCGCGCAACGGCGAACCGGGACGCGCTTTGTCCATTGGGATCTGGGCATCTTTTTTCGGGACGATGATCTCAACTGTGGTTCTTATTTTTGCCGCCCCCCCACTGGCAATTTTCGCGGTCAAACTTGGGCCCTGGGAATACTTTTCCCTCATCGTGTTCGCGCTGACCATCGTGGCAAGCCTTGTCGGGAATTCTCTCCAGCGCGGCTTGATTGCAGCGCTGATCGGCCTGGCTATCTCAACCGTTGGCACCGACCCGATCCTCGGCAGACCGCGGTTTGATTTTGAGATCGAAATGCTGCAGGCGGGCCTTCCCTTCTTGGTCGTTTTGATCGGCATATTTGCGATCTCACAGCTCGCGTCGGAGGTCGAGAACCCCAACGAATCGACCTCCGGTCGGGCGATCATTGACCGAAAGATAGAGTTTCACACGTGGCAGGTGATGCGCGAGGTCATCATGAGACCCGTCAACCTTGTGCGATCGTCGCTGGTTGGAGTTGTCATCGGAGCACTTCCCGGAGCCGGTGGGTCCATCGCAAACCTGCTCGCATATGATCAGGCAAAGCGGGCGTCAAAGACGCCGGAAAAATTCGGAACCGGCATCACCGATGGCGTTGTTGCATCAGAATCTGGAAACTCGGCGACCGCCGGTGGCGGCTTGATACCGATGATTGCTCTCGGCATTCCGGGATCTGCTGTCGATGCGATACTCATGGCATCCCTGATGGTTCATGGAATTTCAATCGGGCCGCGTCTCATCCTCGATAACGCAGACCTCGTTTATGGCATGTTCCTTGCCATGGCGGTGTCCAGCTTGATGATGCTGCTGGTGTGTCTTGTTTCCATGCGCGTGTTCTTGCGCGTATCCGAAGTCCCGAAATGGATGATTGTGCCAACCGTATTGGTCTGTTGTGTGATTGGCTCTTTCGCCTTGAACAACCGGATCACCGATCTCTACCTCTTGGGTCTGATCGGCGTTGCTGGCTACAGTCTGCGGGCCCTTGACTATCCGCTTGCCCCCCTTGTTCTTGGCGTGATTCTGGGCCCGATTGCAGAAACGAATCTGCGCCGTGCATTGATGACGGACCAGGACGTGACGTTGTTCCTCACACGTCCCGTAAGCGCGTTGTTTCTGCTGGCAGCAGTTGCGTCGGTTCTTTGGGCCACCAGGACATATTTCAAAACTCAGAAATCCAACACTCCCCCGGAGAGTCCGTCATGA
- a CDS encoding LysR family transcriptional regulator: MDTRQLETLLAVADTGSFAAAASVVNLTPSAVSQQIQALETELGTQLFDRTRRPPSLNANGMELLQSARTIIQVVSETKRVLSGVQVSGTLNIGAIRTASMMLLPKALVEMRQAYPGLLFNWRVGLSETLMSDVVAGRLDVAIVAEHVGVPSGLIWTPFLTEPLQLIGPPDGRDKTYKQLLKTYAFIRYATNVPLSRQIDTEFSRMGITAREIAVINTIPAIISSVYAGLGIAVVPKTALLDPTASHLASFAFGGPPISRRLGIVRRKKSGRLGVIDRLTTTLSDISDRLGIAHAETI, encoded by the coding sequence ATGGACACGCGTCAACTGGAAACCTTGCTTGCCGTTGCAGACACGGGGAGCTTCGCCGCGGCTGCCTCCGTGGTCAACCTGACACCATCGGCGGTCAGCCAGCAAATTCAGGCCCTTGAAACAGAACTGGGGACACAGCTTTTTGACAGAACGCGACGCCCGCCCAGCCTGAACGCCAACGGCATGGAACTTCTCCAGTCCGCCCGCACAATCATTCAGGTTGTAAGCGAGACGAAACGTGTTTTGTCTGGAGTCCAAGTCAGTGGAACGCTTAACATTGGCGCAATCCGGACCGCTTCCATGATGCTTCTCCCCAAGGCTCTGGTTGAGATGCGGCAGGCCTATCCAGGTCTCTTGTTCAATTGGCGCGTTGGTTTGTCCGAAACTCTTATGAGTGATGTGGTGGCTGGACGACTGGACGTTGCCATCGTTGCTGAGCACGTCGGTGTTCCGAGCGGCCTTATCTGGACGCCCTTCCTTACAGAACCTCTCCAACTGATCGGTCCTCCGGACGGTCGGGATAAGACCTACAAGCAGCTCCTTAAGACCTATGCCTTTATTCGTTATGCGACCAATGTGCCCTTGTCGCGGCAAATTGATACAGAATTTTCCCGTATGGGCATCACTGCGCGAGAGATCGCGGTGATCAACACCATTCCTGCAATCATAAGCAGTGTTTATGCGGGTCTTGGGATCGCAGTCGTTCCGAAGACGGCGCTTTTGGATCCAACGGCCTCACATCTTGCCTCTTTTGCGTTCGGCGGCCCTCCAATTTCGCGGCGCCTCGGTATTGTCCGACGAAAAAAATCCGGCCGTCTTGGGGTCATTGACCGATTGACCACGACCTTGTCCGACATCAGCGATCGGCTTGGGATCGCTCATGCCGAAACGATATGA
- a CDS encoding tripartite tricarboxylate transporter TctB family protein, translating to MSGEATRVQNEAGEVARFFSYIVLLLVSAFLLIEAISIPKSRFEVLGAGAFPTLLYSCMILLLLAAAIRSLRALPAAAFSRFFKGIPAWAIERRLVFAVFACLAVYLAAMPMAGFRVSTFFFLLVLQFILAPKTPKTAILIVASSAVFSFGIEFVFDRVFQVFLPRGW from the coding sequence ATGAGTGGAGAAGCTACCAGGGTCCAAAACGAAGCGGGCGAAGTCGCCCGCTTTTTTTCCTACATCGTGTTGCTGCTGGTGTCAGCATTTCTGCTCATCGAAGCCATTTCAATTCCGAAATCAAGATTTGAAGTTCTCGGTGCAGGTGCGTTTCCGACACTTCTTTACAGCTGCATGATCCTGCTTTTGCTGGCGGCCGCGATAAGATCGTTGCGTGCACTTCCGGCAGCTGCGTTTTCCCGGTTTTTTAAAGGCATTCCGGCCTGGGCTATCGAACGGCGATTGGTTTTTGCAGTGTTCGCATGCCTGGCAGTCTACTTGGCCGCAATGCCCATGGCGGGGTTCAGGGTATCAACCTTTTTCTTCCTGCTGGTTTTGCAATTCATTCTCGCTCCGAAAACTCCAAAAACCGCGATCCTGATTGTTGCAAGCTCAGCCGTTTTTTCCTTCGGAATTGAATTCGTCTTTGACAGGGTCTTTCAAGTGTTTCTCCCGAGAGGTTGGTAG